The genomic interval CCTATTGTCACTGGTAGGCCCCGCCAATGACTCTAGACTCGATTCAGGCTCCACGCCGTGCATCTTATCCAGAAGTATTAATCCCGGAGCAGTGCCATGAACAGCACAGCGCAGTTTCGCAGTTTTGCCGAGTTCTACCCCTACTACCTGGGTGAGCACAGCAACCCCACCTGCCGCCGCCTGCATTTTGTCGGGACAAGCTTGGTGATTGCCTTGCTGGCGTACACCATCGGCAGCGGCAAATGGTTGCTGCTGCTGGCCGTGCCGCTGTTTGGCTATGGCTTTGCGTGGGTCGGGCATTTCTTCTTCGAGAAGA from Pseudomonas kermanshahensis carries:
- a CDS encoding DUF962 domain-containing protein; the protein is MNSTAQFRSFAEFYPYYLGEHSNPTCRRLHFVGTSLVIALLAYTIGSGKWLLLLAVPLFGYGFAWVGHFFFEKNRPATFTYPLYSLIGDFAMFRDILLGKISL